The genomic stretch TTCTTGGGGGCTCCCTTGGTTCTGTGGCATGGACTGcacctttccttctccccagccctTTCTCCTGGGCCTTGATGAGACATCTTTCAGGCCTCTCTTCCTTTCAGAGATCTTCCttgtccccaccccatcccctgctCAGGTAGGGATCCCATCATGCACCCATGTGGCTCCTCAGTTTCCCAGTTCCTAGCTCTCATGCTCCTGCCACATATAAGTGGTCAACGCCTTCACTTCCTGCTAGGCCATAAGACCCACACTGGATTGTCAGCCCCCCAGCATAGGTCCTGACACCCTCTGAGCTTTGAGCACATTAGTCAAATCTACCAGTGGATGATTTGCCAAGCACCTGCTGCAGGCGAAGCTTCCTGTTCTCTGAAAGTAGGACCACAGTGGCCTGAGTCTTAGTCGAACTGTGCCTGTCTCTGAGGTCTTGTGCGGGGCCAGTGGCTCTCCATGTCTCTTTATCCTGCCTGATTTTGCAGAGGTCCTTGCGCTGCCACAGGGGTCTCTACTGTtcctcattccttttcttttcaattaagaTCACTGCCATATTTCTCTAGGAATTCTGCTGTGGCTCCCTCACCGCATGGTTCTGGAGCTAACTTCATGAATGTGGGGACACAGGTCCTAGCCCTCCTTTCTCTGAGATTTTGGAAACCTACTTTCCCCAGATCTAGgctacctttttcctttttttttttttaatagattccacatataagtgagatgatacagtatttatctttctgacttatttcacctagcgtACATAATGCACTCAAGATCCattcatattgtcacaaatggcaggatttccttaatttttatggctcaataatattccattgtgtgtgtgtgtgtatatatatatatatatatatatatatatataccacattttctttattcattcattcattgatgcacacttaggttgtttccacatcttggctattgtaaataatgctgcaatgaacagggGGGTGAAGATATCTTTTTAAgttaagtgttttcattttctttggataaataccccagaagtagaattgctggatcatatggtagttctgtttttaatcttttgaggatcctctatactgttctccatggtggttgcaccaatttacatttccaccaacagtgcacaagtgttcccttttcttcacatccttgccaacacttactatcttttatctttttgataacagccattctgacaggtgtgagttgatatctcattgtggttttgatttgcatttctttgatgattagtgatgttgagcatcttttcatatatctgttggctatctgtatgtcttctttggaaaaatgtctattttaaaatgggcagattctctgcccatttttaaattggatagtttattttttttcatttgagatgtatgagtttttatattttttagattaaaaccctttatcagatatgatttgcaaatattttctcccatttagtaggttaccttttcattttgttgatggcttgTTTTGCACtaccttttttcttatttctttatgttcCAGAGcagttttattctgtattttgtatgtgtatattttttaattgaataactTTGACATATAACGTTATGTAAATTTAAGGTATGCAACATGTTACTTAGATACATTTATACATTATAATATGCCTACCATTGTAGTGATATTTaacacattacataattatagtataatattattgtctatattcattataATGTGCATTAAATTTCAAATGCTTATTTACTACTTGTTGCAAGTTTGTATCCTTAAACAACATCAGTCTTATCCCCCtaacccccatcccctggtaaccaccattttactctgttttttacCTATcagacttttttagattccaaagaCAAGCTatgtcatatagtatttgtctttctctgtctgatttatctcacttaacataatgtgctcaaggtccatttttgttgtttcaaatGGCAGGATATCTTCCTTTTCATGGTTGAATGATCCATGtgaatatataccacatcttttttatccattcatctgttgatgggcatttaggctgtttccatatcttggctgtggTGAAAAATGCTGAGATAAATGTGGGAGTGCATATAGCTctacaaaataatgtttttatttcctttgggtacatacccagaagtggaattgctgggacatatggtagatctatttttaattttttgaggaacctccatatggttTTCCATAGTTGTTGGatgaatttacatttccaccaacagcaggatttcctttttaccacatcctcaccagcacctgttttctcttgtcttcttgatgatacccattctgatAGGTGGGAGGTAATAtcttcttgtggttttgatttccatttccttgattattagtgatgttgagcatctttacatgtgcctgttggccattttgatgtcctctttggaaaaatgcccatttagtttttctgtacattttaaaattggatttttgttgttgttgttgttaagttgtatgaattctttatatattttggatattaaccccttatccaatatatgatttgcaaaatttttctcccattctataggttgtcttttcattttgttagttGTTTCTTTTGCTGAGCAGAAGTTTTGAGTTTGATACAGttctattgattaatttttgcttttggtgtttgtgtttttggtgtcatatacaaAAAATCATTTCCAGGACCAATATTGAGGAGCTTCTtccttacacttttttttcccctaggagttttgtggtatcaggttttatgtttaagtctttgattcagtttgagttaatttttgtgagtgatgtGAGATAGCGgtccaaatttctttttctgcatgTGTTTCTTTAGTTTTCCAGCATGATTTGTTGAAGAGAGTCTTCTTTCCCCATTGggtgttcttggctcccttgtcgaATATGCGGGGGTTTAATTCCAAGCTCTCTATAATGTTGTCTATTTTTATActagtaccatgctgtttttattactatggctttgtaatatagtgtgaaatcaggaagcatgatacctctgggtttgttttcttttctcaggattgctttggctattcagggtcttttgtagtttCACACAAATCTCAGGATTATTTCTTCTACTTATGTGAAGAATGCTTTTGCTATTTTGATCAGGATTGTGCTGAATCTGTAggtggctttgggtagtatagcgattttgacaatattaattcttccaatacatgaacatgagaagtctttctgtttgtttgattatctttgatttctttcagcaaaatctttacttttcattgtacagatcattcacttccttggttaaatttatttctaagtactttattgtttttgatgctattgtgaatgagatagttttctttttaaaaaatctattatttatttttggttgcattgggtcttttttgctgtgcgcaggctttctctagttgcagtgagcgggggctactcttcgttgcagtgcgcaggcttctcattgtggtggcttctcttgttgcagagcatgggctctaggcacgtgggtttcagtagttgtggcacacgggctcagtagttgtggctcacaggctctagagcacaggctcagtagttgtggtgcacgggcttagttgttccgcagcatgtgggatcttcctggaccagggctcgaaccctcgtcccctgcattggcaggtgggttcttaaccactgcaccaccaggaaagccctgagatagttttctttatttctttttcagatgcttcatcattagtgtaaaggaatgcaactgatttctgaatATTGAtattgtatcctacaactttactgaaacTATTGATTAGTTCCAatagttttctctcctttttaaaaaattttttctttcatttttattttttattgaagtatagtgatttacaatattagtttcaggtgtataacagtgattcaatatttttatagattatactctaaagttattataaaatactagctatgttccttgtgctgtacaatatatccttgtagcctatttattttataaatagtaattTGTACCTCCTAATCACATAtttctatcttgcccctcctcccttctttcccccactggtgaccactagttagttctctatatctgtgagtctgtttctgttttattatattcattcattagcttcattttttagattccacatacaagtgaaaacatacagtatttgtctttctctgtctggtttacttcactaagcatcataccctccaggtccatccatgttgcagatgacaaaaattcattcatttttatggctgagtagacCACTCTTGCAACTCCTATTCAATATACTACTAGAAGTCCCACTTAGGgcagttaggtttttttttttttttttttttttttgtggtatgcgggcctccctctgctgtggcctcttccattgcggagggCAGGCTCCGNNNNNNNNNNNNNNNNNNNNNNNNNNNNNNNNNNNNNNNNNNNNNNNNNNNNNNNNNNNNNNNNNNNNNNNNNNNNNNNNNNNNNNNNNNNNNNNNNNttttttttttttttttttttttttgtggtatgcgggcctccctctgctgtggcctctcccattgcggaggacaggctccggatgcgtaggctcagcggccatggctcacgggcccagctgctccgcggcatgtgggatcctcccagacgggggcacgaacccggttcccctgcatcggcaggcggacgcgcaaccactgcgccaccagggaagcccccgggcaGTTAGTTTTTTGattgactttgggttttttaatATGTGAGACCATATCATTGGCAAATAGcaacaatttttcttctttgtttccagtttggataccttttatttctttgtcttgcctaattgctctagctaggacttttAGTACTAAATgggagtgatgagagtggacatccctgtcttgttcctgatctgagaggaagAGCTTTCAATTTTCCTCCATTGAGTATAATGTGAGCTAtaggtttgacatatatatagcctttattgtattgaggtatgttccttctatacccaatcCATTAAGGgttttaatcatgaaaggatgttgtattttgtcaatttttttcctgtgtctcttGATATAATCctgattttatctttcattttgttgatgtgatgtattacagttattgatttgtgtgtgttgaaccatccttgcatcccagggataaatcccacttggtcatggtatataatcctttttatgtattcttgAATTCAGTATGCTAattttttgttgagaatttttgcacctatattaatcagggatattggcctatagttttcttttcttgtggtatccTTATCCGGTTTTGGCATGAAGGTAATGCTgtctttgtaaaatgagtttggaagtgttctctccttcacaatattttggaagagtttggggaaTATTgctgttaattcttctttaaatgtgtagtagaattcaccagtgaagttgTCTGGTCCTAGAGTTTTCTGTGTTGcgagttttttgattactaattcaatccctttttacttattattggtctgttcagattttctatttcttcctgattcagccttgatagaaatgtatccatttcttctaggttatgcAATTTGTTGgaatataattgttcatagcagttGCTTACAATTctatgtatttctgtggtatcagttgtaatgcctcctttcatttctaattttatttatttgagtcttcctctctttttcttagtctagctaaaggtttgtcaattttgtttatcttttagaGCAGTTCTAGGTTTACAAAAAATTGAGCAAAGTATAGATGATTCCTGCATACCCCTTGCCTCCCCTCCTCAAGGTTTCCCCTATTACTAACATCTTGCACTGGTGTTGTATATTTGTTACAACtcatgaaccaatattgatactttattattaactaaaatccatagtttacattaggcttcactcttggtgttgtatattatATGGGTTTTGCCAAGTGCATAGTCATATATcctcattacagtatcatacagaatagttttgctgccataaaaatcccctgtgttccacctatttatccctccctttctccccccaAACCCCTGAtaacaattttatcttttcattgattctatattttatcttttcattgattctatatatttgccttttccagaatgtcatatagttggaatcttacagtatatagccttttagattggcttctttcactaagtaaTATGCATCTAAGGTTTTtatgtgtctttttgtggcttgatagatcatttcttttattgctgaataatattacattgtatggatgtactacagtttgtttatccattcaccttttaaagaacatcttagttgcttccagttttcagcaattatgaataaagcttctataagaATTCacattcaggtttttttgttttttttaatgtggacataaattttcaattcATTTAGGCAAATACTGAGgggtgtgattgctggatcatatggcaaggCTGAATTATGGTCATAAGACTATGTTTAGTTGTGTAAGAAACTAAACTGTCTTTCAAAATGACTGCATCATTTTTGCATTCTCAACCAGaagtgaatgagagttcttgttgctccacatccttgtcagtgTTTGGtgtttgtcagtgttttggattttagccattctaataggtgtgtagtgataacctgatgtttttatttgcaattctctaatggcatatgatgttgaacatgttttcatatgcttatttgtcatctgtacatcttctttgagGTGTCTGTTtcgatcttttgcccatttaaaaactggatttgttgttgagttttaagcattcttggtatattttggatacaagtcctttatcagatatgtattctgcaaatatttcctATCAGTCTGtgacttgtatttttatttttaacactgtctttcatagagcagaagttttaaatgaaacCCAatgtatagtttttttctttcatagatcatgcttttggtgtttatCTAAAATCTTATTACCGAACCAAGGTctcctagattttctcctatgtttcttctagaagttttgtagtttcgcattttacatttaggtctatgatccattttgaatattTGTGAAAGGTGCAAGGTCAGTGTCTaaattcttctcctttttcttcttcttctgcatgtggatgtccagttgttccagtaccattgcTTAACAAAGATTAGTTGGCTATAtttgcctgggtttatctctgggttctCTATTCCTTTCCATTGATCCATTTATTCTTTTGCCAGTGTCACACTGTCATAagtactgtagctttacagtaaatcTTGAAATTGAATTGTGTCAGtcttctgactttgttcttcattATGATTGTGTTGGTTACTCTGGGTCTTTTGCAGTTCCATATTagctttagaatcagtttgttgatattcacaaaataactttctgggattttgactgggattgcattgaatctataaatcaatagGAAGAATTAACAGTTTAACAATATTGAATATTCCTTTCCATGTACATGGCATATCTCtacatttatttagaatttatttgatttcttttatcagactTCTTAGAtttcttcatatagatcttgtatctattttgttaagtttattcctatgtataatactttgtgtgtgtgtgtgtgtgtgtgtgtgtgtgtgtgtgcacatgctaATGTAAATTGTGTTGTGATTTTAGTTTCAAATAcaacttgttcattgctggtatataggaaggcaattgacttttgtatattaactttttttttcagttgaaattttcctttaattaaagaCCCAAGGGACAAGAAGATCCTTTGTGTTACAGTACATAACATATGGCTCTTATACAGAGTAAAATAGACACCAGGGAATCAAGTGTTTATACCAGCGCTGAATCTTACTGTAGCAGCCAAAAAGTGAAGCAGGATTTCCTTTACTGACATTGAGACTGTAATACATTTTTACATGCCATAAACTCTTTGGTAGACTTAATCATTCAGTGGAATTACAGAATTTGCAAAGGAAagtaatagtaaaatatttaatgtaaaatttgagCACAGTACTTCTCACCATATGCTATTTATACAGACTTCAGAAAAAAGTCAATCCTACTAAACTTTTAAATACTGCCTCAAAATTTGCCAGTTAACGTCTCTGTGttcaaaaaaaatgtaactaaaatAAAGTAGGGCAgataatgagtttttaaaatatgtttcatgaTGTTCCTAGTAATTGTGCAAATGGAAACTAATCTGAAGGATGTGGAATTCTTTGAAATCCTCGATGGCTACCActttctcctctccatcctcctcccaaGCACATCTGTAAGGCATCATTTTGGAACAGCTATCTAATACATCTTAAATTAAGTACATAAATAATGACAGCAATAATTTTCAACTATTACTACACCATAATATCCTCAAGACTTTGCCTTATTATATGAAGAACATGAGTTTTGAATGGTGAAAGTAAATCACTtactacaaaaaggaaaaacccaTGATGGGGAAAGGAGCATCAAATGATCTTGATTATGACACTGAGGCCCAGTATGTACAATGCCATGAAATGCCAGTATTGGTTTGGTTTGAAAACTGTTGCTCCTCCTTCTGTGCAATGAGTGCTCTTCCATCAAGAAGTATATTTCTGAAGTAGTTTGTGTTTTGATTTTACCATACACCAAAATTTCTGAGAcagcattttccttttaaaatcagaaaattgtTCCCACTGTGGATCCAGGACTGaagcattttaatattctttgggTGACTTGTAAGATTAGTGTCATAATCATGTAATTACATGTGGGGTTATTTCACTTAAACCCCTGCACTGCTACAGTTCTAAACACATCCtagagagatttaaaataaataaagtgacttAAGTTCTCTCACAGATGGGTTCTATATTCAGAAACTTTCTCTTCATGAAGCTGCCATTGTAATCAGAGTTCATGGCGATGACCGATGGCCCCATCCAGTAGTCCTCTCACACAACAGTCTGTACAGGAATGACACACTGTGCAGGAGAACTGGCTCTCTCCGAGCATGAGGTTGATCGGTTGGaaatttctctctgtatttcCTCTACTTTCTTCTGAAGCTCTGCTCGTTTAGCAAGAAGTTCTTTATGTCTGTTGTGAATGGGCTCCTGTGGCTTCATCCGTGGATTCCACCTTACATAGTATCCCACCCAGAGCTCTAGGTGGCGCATGCTGGCTACTGGATAAAGGACATGATTGGAATAgctcccatataaaataaaatatagctaaAGGAATCATCCAAAAGAACAACTGTTCAGCTGAAATCCATCAGAGGATGCACTCTAGTAGAGAAAGCACATATTAGGGATACAGTGGGGAGGGTCAGGGCTCATGTTTtacctcttttcctctctgctgtTCACTGTTACAGAGGAATGTTCCAAACAAACAGCTATATAGGTGGTCCAAAATggtaatgagaaaatattcattgaattcaAATGCTGTAGGAAACTGTCTTGTCATTTGCCAGACACAGTcaataaactgaagaaaaacagGTGATCTGTCTGCATCTGCATGGTTCTTATCTCCATGGCCAAGTCTAAGCTGAAATCGATGGCCAAAGCTTAGCCACTCTTTCTCCACAAGGACTTCAAATCCTTGGATGGTTCGGTAGTATCCATCCAACATGAGCATGGCCAGGGAGGTCAGCTGAGCTGTGCGATCCCAGCCATCACTGCAGTGGACTACCACAGACGTCTTTCCTGACTCTACTTTGTCAGCAATCCTAAGAGCCCCTGCGAGAATAAGCTTAATATGCTCTAGCCAGTGAGTAGATTCCAAGTTAGACAACCAGTGGGTCTCCTCAATGTTGGGCTACACAATCTCCTTCAGTTTTCGTAAAGATTCTCTCATAACATGGATATTGTGGTTATCTAGAAAAACTAGTTCTGCATTTTGATAGGCATCTTCACTTTCATAACCTCCACCTTTTGCCTTATTGGCAACAGCATTAACACTTGGCCGGGCgtcaaatataaacattttatgagATTGGGCATTGGAGTCCATAATGGCTTGAAGgtat from Physeter macrocephalus isolate SW-GA chromosome 2, ASM283717v5, whole genome shotgun sequence encodes the following:
- the LOC102995590 gene encoding LOW QUALITY PROTEIN: myotubularin-related protein 2-like (The sequence of the model RefSeq protein was modified relative to this genomic sequence to represent the inferred CDS: inserted 1 base in 1 codon; substituted 2 bases at 2 genomic stop codons): MEEPPLLPGENIKDMAKDVTYICPFTGAVRGTXVTNYRLYFKSMERDPPFVLDASLGVISRVEKIGGTSSRGENSYGLETVCKDIRNLRFAHKPEGXTRRSILENLMKYAFPVSNNLPLFAFEYKEVFPENGWKLYDSLLEYRRQGIPNESWRITKINERYELCDTYPALLVVPANIPDEELKRVASFRSRGHIPVLSWIHPESQATITQCSQPMVGVSGKRSKEDEKYLQAIMDSNAQSHKMFIFDARPSVNAVANKAKGGGYESEDAYQNAELVFLDNHNIHVMRESLRKLKEIVXPNIEETHWLSNLESTHWLEHIKLILAGALRIADKVESGKTSVVVHCSDGWDRTAQLTSLAMLMLDGYYRTIQGFEVLVEKEWLSFGHRFQLRLGHGDKNHADADRSPVFLQFIDCVWQMTRQFPTAFEFNEYFLITILDHLYSCLFGTFLCNSEQQRGKEEPIHNRHKELLAKRAELQKKVEEIQREISNRSTSCSERASSPAQCVIPVQTVV